The genomic window TACTATTTCCTCGATGGGAAAATGCCTACGCCAGAACCCATTACGGCCAGTAAGGATCTTTCAACCAATTCCCTGGCTCCCCCGCAGGCCGTGAAGCTGCGCACGGCCCAGTACCGCTACCGCACGGCTGGCATTCCGGTGAGCGTGCGGTACGGCTCGGCCAAGCCCGGCTGGTCGCTGTACGCCAAAGTGGGTGCTGCCGTCAACGTGCTGTTCAGTACTCACTCCGAGCTGGAAGGAGTGCCCGAAGCCACTACGAGCTATTCGCTTAAGTCGAGCAACTCGCCCTACCGCAAAGTGCAGGGCTCGGTCAACAGCGGAGCCGGAGTCCGGTTTCAGCCCGCCGCGGCACGGTGGAGCGTAGCCGTGGGCCCGACGGCCGAAGCCGGCTTGTCGACGCTGAATACGGACGCGGCACGCAGCGGCTACCAGGCCCGGCCCTACGCCGTGGGTATGGAGGCCAGCGTGGAGTTTGGCGGTAAAACGGCGGCGGTAGTCCGTTAGAAAGTAACCTGTTTATCTCACCTCATTTCCCTTATGCAATGAAAGCTCTACTGTTTTTAGTAAGTGTCTGGGGATGCCTGGGCATGGTGCAGTGCCAGAAGGACGCCGTGGCGCCCGATGCGGAAACGGCCCCTGATACGGCCTCGGCCTGCGTTGATTCCCGGGCCCAGCCGCTGATTGATGAACTGCTGCGCACGCCCAAAGCCAACCCCGCCGGTGAAGTATGGCGCTACACCTGGGAAGGCCGGCCGGTGTTTCTGGTGAAATCGTTCCGGCCCGATGACTACCAAAAGGTATACGAAGTGACGAATGCGCAACTACAGTATGTGGGCGCACCCAGCGGCGGCATCACGGGCAAGGGCGACGGCAAATGCCCGACCTTCTCCGCCCAGGCTACCAACGGCTGCCTGGTGTGGCGCGACAGCCGCTAAGGGTACAGTACTGTGAGTGGTACCAGAGAAAAACCTGTCTGATTTACGCAGACAGGTTTTTCTGTTTCCGAAGAAACCTACCTTGCGGCAATGGAGTTATCCTAGGCTGTCTTAGCTGTCACCTCATTGCCTGAATGGACTATCAACTAACCTCCGAATTCAAACCCACCGGCGACCAGCCCAAAGCCATTGCCCAACTTGTGTCGGGGGTGGAAAGCGGGGAACCGGCCCAGGTGCTGCTGGGTGCTACTGGTACCGGTAAAACCTTTACGGTAGCCAACGTCGTGGCCCAGACCGGTAAGCCCACGCTGGTACTCTGCCACAATAAAACCCTGGCGGCCCAGCTCTACGGCGAGTTCAAGTCATTTTTCCCGAACAACGCCGTCGAGTACTACATCAGCTACTACGACTACTACCAGCCCGAGGCCTACATTGCCAGCACCGACGTCTTTATCGAAAAGGACCTGGCCATCAACGAGGAAATCGAGAAGCTGCGGCTGCATTGCACGGCCACGCTGCTCTCGGGCCGGCGCGACGTTATTGTGGTGGCGTCGGTGTCGTGTATTTACGGTATCGGCAACCCCGAGGAGTTCAGCAAAAACGTGATTTACCTGGCCCCGGGCCTGAAATACTCGCGCAACAACCTGCTCTACCAGTTTGTGCAGATTCTGTACTCGCGCACCGAAGTGGAGTTTACCCGCGGCACCTTCCGGGTGAAAGGCGACACGGTGGACGTGTTTCCGGCCTACGCCGACTTTGCCTACCGCATCTACTTCTTCGGCGACGAAATTGAGGCCATTCAGAAGATTGACCCGGTGAGCGGCAAAAAGCTCAGCGACGAGCAAAGCGTGACGTTGTACCCGGCCAACCTCTTCGTGACCGGCAAGGACACGCTCAACCAGGCCATCAAGGAAATCCAGTTTGACATGGTGCAGCAGCATTCCTATTTCGAAAAGGAGGGCCGCGACTCGGAAGCCAAGCGCATCATGGAGCGCACCGAGTTTGACCTGGAAATGATTCGGGAACTGGGCTACTGCTCGGGCATCGAGAACTACTCGCGCTACTTCGACGGTCGGCAGCCCGGCTCCCGGCCTTTCTGCCTGCTCGACTACTTCCCCGACGACTACCTGCTGGTCATTGACGAAAGCCACGCCACCATTCCGCAGGTGCGGGCCATGTGGGGCGGCGACCGGAGCCGCAAAACAGCCCTGGTGGAGTACGGCTTCCGCCTGCCTAGCGCCATGGACAACCGCCCGCTGACGTTCAACGAGTTTGAGAGCATGTACCGGCAGGCCATCTACGTGTCGGCTACGCCTTCGGACTACGAGCTGGCCCAGGCCAACGGCGTGGTGGTGGAGCAGATTATTCGCCCCACCGGCCTGCTCGACCCCGAAATCGACGTGCGGCCCAGCGTCAACCAGATTGACGATTTGCTGGATGAAGTCGACAACCGCGTGAAAATGGGGGACCGGGTGCTGGTGACGACCCTCACCAAACGCATGGCCGAGGAGCTGCAGAAGTACATGGAGCGCCTGGGCATCAAGTCGCAGTACGTGCACTCCGACGTGAAAAGCCTGGACCGGGTGGAAATCCTGCGCCAGCTGCGCCTGGGCGTTATCGACGTGCTCATCGGGGTAAACCTGCTGCGCGAAGGCCTCGACTTGCCCGAGGTGAGCTTGGTAGCCATTCTGGATGCCGACAAAGAAGGCTTCCTGCGCGACCAGCGCAGCCTGATCCAGACCATGGGCCGGGCCGCCCGAAACGACAAGGGCAAGGTTATCATGTACGCCGACCGGATGACGGGCTCCATGCAGCGCGCCATCGACGAGACGAACCGCCGCCGGGCCGTGCAGATGGCCTACAACGAAGAGCACGGCATTACGCCGCGCACGGTGAAAAAGTCGCACGACGAAATCATCGGGCAAACCTCGCTGTCGGACAAGCGCCGCATCGAGCCGGCCGCCTACGTGGGCCCCGATACGGATACGCTGACCCTGGCCGCCGAGCCGGTTATTGCCATGATGACCAAGCCCGACCTGGAAAAACTCATCAAGCAAACCGAGAAGCAGATGGAAGCCGCCGCCAAGGACCTCGACTTCCTGCAGGCCGCCAAGTTCCGCGACGAACTGGCCCAGCTGCGCCAAATGCTGAAATCCAAGCGCGACTAAGCCTGGCCAGTACTCGGCCAACACAACCGGCCCCGGTAGTCAGCGCCTGACTATTGGGGTCGGTTTGTGTTTAATGTGGCTTCTGCTCCCTGCTTCGCTGGGCCGGGCTTGGGCTTTTTCTTGACCACGCTGATGTGGCCGTTGCGCTCCAGATACACCTGGTCGATGCCTTCGAGGGAGGCGCGGTGCCCGCCGTGGCGCAGGCCCTCGAGCAGGTCGTTGTGGCTAATGCTGGCCCGGCGCATGTTGTCCTCGCAGTAGCGCCCGTCCTTGACCAGTTGAACGGGCGCACCTTTGATGAGGCGGCCAATAAACTTGCTGCGAAAAGCGGCCCAGGCCAGCAGGCGGTGCAGCAGCACCAGCACTGCACTGGCCAGCAGCGTGGCCCCAAACGGCGAGGCCGCCACAATGGCCCGGCTCAGCACGGCTCCCAGAATAATTTTGAGTACCATGTTGAAGGCGCTGCTGCTGGCAAACGTCCGCTTGCCCGAGAGCCGCAGCAGCGCCAGGGCCACCAGAAATACCACCACGGCCCGGGCGCACATCTGCCCGGCGGTGATGCTGTGCGAGTCGGCCTCCAGGCCTAACAGTTCGTGCCAAAGGTCTTCCATGCGTGAGTCAGGGCGCTGCTTTGCGGAAAGCTTGCTGGGCGTGCTCCACCAACGTGCGGGCTCGTTTGGCCCCCACCCGGCGCACGGGCACAAACTGCCGGCCGGCCGCCTCATTATACGAGCGGAAGAAATGCTCGATTTCCTGTAGCAACTGAGCCGGCAAATCGGTGGTGTCGTGCAGGTGCTGGTGCTGGCGGCTGCTGGCCGATACGGCCAGCAGCCGGTCGTTGCGCTCCGTGTGGCCGTTCTCGGTTTGCTCGGCTTCAATGGCCCCAATCAGGCGGGCTTCGAGCAGGCAGCCGGCAAAAGCGGGAGCATCCATGAGCACCAGCACGTCGAGCGGGTCGCCGTCGGGGCCCAGGGTGGAGGGTACGAAGCCGAAATCGTAGGGGAAGCTGGAGCCCTCGGGCAAGGTGCCTTTGAGCTTGAAAAGCTGCGTTTCGGGGTCGTAGGCAAACTTGTTGCGGCTGCCCTTGGGCGTTTCAATAACCACGTGCAGGTGGCCCGAGGGCTGATGCCAGGCGGGCAGGGAAAACAAGGCTGAATTCATCGGCGGCAGGGTAGGAGGAGTGCTTATACTGCCGCCGAATCAGGAAGTTGTTAGCGTTGAGCTGGAAACTAAGCACAGTTCAGCGCAAACTGCTATTTTGCTCGCCTCATTCATCTATCTACCCTTTTTCACGCTTTATGCAGTCACGTTTTACCCGCATCGCCTTCCTGCTCGCTTTGTTGGTGCTGCCCCTGTTGCCGCACCGGGCCGCCGCGCAGGCCGGCAAGTACACCTACATGCAGATGACCACCATTGAGTCAGTAATTGCCGGCGGCATGGGCCGCTCGAAGGTTTCGTTTACGCCCGAGTTTAAGGGGGCCAAAGAAGCTCCCCTGGAAAACCTGTTCAGCCTCACCGGCCTGAACATGGGCAATCTGCGCGGCAACGAGGAAGCCATCAACTCCTACATGCAGAAGATTTCCGACGACGGCTGGGAGCTGGTTACCTCCGTGCCCCTGACGTACTCCTTGCAGGGCAGTGGCCTGTTCATGACCCGCTATATTTTCCGCAAGGCCAAGTAGCAGCGTATAGCCGCAAAAAAGGCCCCGGACGTGCGCGTCCGGGGCCTTTTTGCTTATAACGGGAAATGGGCCTAGCGGCCGAAATCGTCCTGCACGCGCACGATGTCGTTTTCGTCGGAAGGCTGCTGGGCGTCGGTGTGCTGCCAGATTTCGGCAATCATACCCCAGTCGTCGAGGCCCACGAGGCGGTGCCGCTCGCCCTGGCGCAGCATGATGGTCTGGCCCGGGCCGTGGGTTTGCAGCGGGCCTTCCTCATCGGTGGCGCTGGTGATAATGCCCACTGTGCCACGCACCACCTTCCAGATTTCGGCCCGGCGGTGGTGGTACTGCCACGACAGGCGCTGGTGGGGCGCTACGAGCAGAATCTTGGGGCTGAGCTTGCCCGAAATGCGCAGCTGCTCCACTGGCAGGCCGCCGAAGTAGGTATCGGCAAACTGCTGGGCCTGGTCTTCGCTGAGCACGAAAAAACCGCCCCAGGGCCGGGTCTGGTCCCGCTGCATAATGCCAAACCCCTGGGTGTGGAGCTGCTGCTGGGTTTGCTCGAAGAGCTGTTGTTTGGACAAATCGGGGCTCATACGCGGAAAGGGAGAGTAGTGCGGAAAGAAGGGCTAGGGCTGAAAAATACAAGAATTGCCGGGAATAACCCAAACTCGGCAGCAAAGAAAAACCGGTGGCTAGCGGGCTTCCTTGGGTTCCTGGGAGCGGTGCAACGACGAGTCGCGGATGATGAGCTCGGGCTTGAGCATGAGGTGGGGCGGCTCGTAGGCGGGGCCCCGCTTGAGCAGCTGCAGAAACAGGCGCACCGCAGTTTCACCCATCTGCTCGGCCCGCTGGTCAACCACCGTCATCTGGGGCTGGGTCATGGTCGTGAAGGGCTCGTTGCTGAAGCAGGCCAGGGCAATATCCTGGGGCACGCGCAGCTGTTTTTCACGCAGCACCTCCAGGGCACCCACCGAGGGAATGGCGTAGGCGGCAAAAATCCCGTCGAGCGGGGGCTCCAGGGCCAGCAGGTGCTGCATGCCCAGGCGGCCGGCCTCGTGGGTCAGGGCCGGCAACGCGTACACCCAGTCTTCCTCGAAGGGCAGGCCGTGGTCGGCCAGGGCCGCCTTGTAGCCCAGAAACCGGTTGCGGCTGGTATTCAGGTGCTGGGGCCCGGCCAGGTGCACAATGCGGCGGCAGCCCTGCTCGATGAGGTGGCGCACCGACTGATACGCGCCCTGAAAGTCGTCGAGGATGACGGCCATACTGCGCGGCAAATCCGGCACCCGGTCGAAAAATACCAGCGGGGTGCCCTGCTGCCGCACTTGTTCGAAGTGCTGCATGTCGTCGTAGGTCGTGGCCGACACCGACACCAGGATGCCTTCGACCTGGGCCGCCAGCAGGGCCTCGATGTTGCGCTGCTCGCGCTTCAGGTCTTCGTTGCTCTGGCAGAGCAGCACGTTGAAGCCTTCCCGGGTGGCCACTTTCTCGATGCCATTCATGACGGCCGGAAAAAAGTAGCCTTTGATGTGGGGCACTATTACGCCCAGGGTTTTGCTGTGGCCCCGGCGCAGGGCGGCGGCCAGCTGGTTGGGGCGGTAATTGAGCTCCTGGGCCGCCTGCCGCACCCGCTCCTTAGTCGTTTCGCTGATGTCGTGGTGGTCGGCCAGGGCCCGGGATACGGTGGAGGCCGAAACGCCCAGGTGCTGGGCCAGGTCCCGGAGTGAAGTTTGCTGTTTTTTGATGGCCATGGGTTCTGACGGAAGAAAAGGCAAGGGAAATCCGACTAGTTCTTAGGGCCGGGCGGGTTGGCCTGGGTGCCAAAATAGCCCGCCGAAGCCGCATTTGCAGCATCTATTTTCATACCGCCAAGCCAGCCAGGGCCGCCGCCACCCGCATTCGGGGTAGTCTTCGGGCCCTAGCGTAGTTGAGCTAAATAGGTTTATCCTACTTTTGGGCCTCAAATTCAGAAAATGCCGCCATGGCCAGCAAGGTGAAAAAACGCACGTTGATCAACGATATAGCCAGTCACCTGCAGGTGTCCATTGCCACCGTATCGTTGGTATTGAACGGCAAAGCCAAGCAAAGCCGCATCAGCGACGCGGTGGCCCAGCGGGTGCTGGCCTACGTGGAGGAGGTCGGCTACAAGCCCAATCAGCTGGCCAAAAGCCTGCGCACCGGCAAAACCCACGTCATTGGACTGGTGGTGGAAGATATTTCCAACCCGTTTTTCGCCACCGTAGCTTGGCTGATTGAAAAGCAGGCCTTCGAGCGGGGTTACCGCATTATTTACTGCAGCACCGACAACGACCCGGCCAAGACCCGGGAGCTGATTTCCATGTTTCAGGAGCGGCACGTCGACGGCTTCATCATCGTGCCCTCCGAGGGTATTGAGAAGGAGGTCGGCGCCATCCTGCGGGAGCACACGCCCACCGTGCTCTTCGACCGGCTCCTGCCCGCTTTGCCCACCAATTACGTCGTGGTGGACGGCGCCCAGGGCACCTACGCGGCTGCTGGCCACCTGCTGGAGCAGGGCTACCGCCACATTGCCTTTGTCACCACCGACTCCCAGCAAACCCAGATGGAAGAGCGCCTGCGCGGCTACACCCGGGCCCTGCACGAGCACAACCTGACCCCGCTGGTGAAGCGCGTGACGGTAACCAAGGAAACAGAGAAATTAGTGGCCGACATCCAGGAGTTCATTCAGCACACGACTCCCTGCGACGCCATAATCTTCGCCACCAACTACCTGACCATTTACGGCCTAGAGGCCATCAACCACCTGCAGCGCCGTATTCCGGCCGACCTGGCCATTATTTCCTACGACGACCACGACCTGTTCCGGCTCTATTCCCCGGCCATTACCGCCATTGCCCAGCCGGTCGAAAGCATTGCCAAAAACGTCATCGACATCCTGCTCCAGGAGCTGCAGCACCCCACCGAGCCCGTGGCCGAGCCTGCCTACCAGGTGGTGCTACCCACCGAGTTGCTTATTCGCTGCTCGTCCCTGCGCCAGGGCAGACAGCCGGAGTAAGACGGCCCCCGCTACTGTCGGCCGTTAGTCAGCGCCCAGCGCCGCCGGTTGGGCGGCTTTAGCGGTTTGGTCCCAGTGCTGCTGCACGCTGGGGAAGCTGACTTCGACCCAGTCGGCCAGGGCCCGTACTTTCTGGGCGGCCTGCTGGCCCAGGGGCGTCAGGCTGTATTCCACGTGGGGCGGCACTACCTCGTAGGCCACGCGGCGCACCAGGCCGTCGGCTTCGAGCCACTGCAGGGTTTGGGCCAGCATCCGCTCACTTACGCCGTCAATTTGGCGCCGCAACTCACTAAAACGCCGGGTTTCTCCATCCAATACCATCAGGGCCAGCACGCCCCAGCGGCTGGTAATGTGCTTGAGCACCGTGCGCGACGGGCAGCCGGCTGAGAGTAGGTCGCCGCGCTGCAGCTTGTCGGTGAGGGAGAAGGGAGGAGCAATTTTTTTCATACTTACCTTTCTGTGCGTACTTACTTTGCGTAAGTATACCACCTACTTTTGTTTCGTTCCTCATTTAATCGACGAAACCATGAAAATTGCCATCACCGGGGCCACGGGCCAGCTCGGCCGCCTCGTTATCGAAAAACTCCAAGCCAAGGTAGCCGTCGACCAAATCGTGGCCCTGGTTCGCAACCCGGCCAAAGCCACCGACCTGGGCGTCGAGGTCCGGGAAGCCGATTACAGCCAGCCCGCCACGCTCAGTACAGCCCTGGCCGGCGTGGATACGCTCCTGCTAATTTCCTCGAGCGAAGTCGGGCAGCGGGCCACCCAGCACCGCAACGTTATTGCGGCCGCCAAGCAGGCTGGCGTCACGCGCGTGGTGTATACCAGCGTGCTGCACGCCGATTCGTCGCCGCTGAGCCTGGCTGAAGAGCACCGCGCCACGGAAGCCGACCTGAAATCCTCGGGCCTGACGTATACCCTGCTGCGCAATGGCTGGTACACGGAAAACTATACCGGCTCGGTGCAAGGGGCCGTGGCCGGTGGAGCTTTTATCGGCAGCGCCCGGGAGGGTCGGATTTCCTCGGCCACCCGCGCTGATTTTGCCGAGGCCGCTGTAGCAGTACTCACTGGCCCTGGCCACGAAAACAAAACCTACGAGCTGGCCGGCGACGAGTCGTACACCCTGGCCGAGCTGGCGGCGGAAATTTCGCGCCAAACCGGCAAGGACATTCCCTACCGTGACCTTCCCGTGGCTGATTACGCGGCGGCCCTCACCGGCTTCGGCGTGCCCGAGGGCTTCGCGCACGGTATTGCCAGCTGGGATGCTGACGCCGCCACTGGGGCCCTGTTTGATGACAGCCATCGGCTTTCCCAGCTGATTGGCCGCCCCACGACGCCGTTGGCCACGGCCGTTGCCGCCGCGCTATAGCAGCATTGATAGAAAGAATAGGGTAGGCAGTAAAACGCTTGGTCCTAAAACAGAACAGCCCTTTGAACGCAAGTCCAAAGGGCTGTTCTGTTATTGAGCGAGAAACGAGGTTCGAACTCGCGACCCTCAGCTTGGGAAGCTGTGTATAGTGCTTCCTTATAGCTACTCGTTATTTGCTAAAATGCCTATTAATGTGCTTTAATGACGCTTTTTGTTGTTGGAGCTTGTTGTGAGTATTAGTCTTTTTATCACCTTTGTGTAAACCGCCGTGTAAACCGAAGCGGTTTACACCAATGAGCAAAACGACTGCACACAAAGAAGGCAAGGCTACCGTCCGGGTGGTGTACTACACTAGCAAGACTCTTTCCGATGGTTCACACCCCTTCATGTTATGTGTCACTAAGGATCGGAAGAGGAAATACATTGCCACTGGCTACAGTCTGCTTCCAAAGTATTGGAATGGCAAGGCTAAGTCCGATGCGGCTCGCATCCGCAGTAGCTATCCAGGCGACGCAAAAGATCTTTGGCGCAAGTTGGATGCAAAAGCTGTTGCCTACGAAAAAGCGGCTGAGGACTTAGCTGAGGCTGATGAGCAGCACGACACTGAGACCATTCTAAGGAAGGCAACGGAAGCCCGCAAAGCGGGACGGCGGGTAAAACTGCTAGCCTACATCGAAGAGTTAGCCGCCGGCATGGCGGCAGTTGGACAGATCGGTAACGCTGGCGTGTACCGAGACTTGGGTAACCAGCTGGCCAAGTTCATTGGAGACGAGGCTAATGCACCGGAGCCTCCACTAGGCAAAGGGCAGGAGGAGGAAAAGGCCGCATGGGTGCAGCAGTATGATGTGCCATTCTCTCGGTTAACAGTATCCTTTTGCAACGAATGGGAGGCAACTCTGCGTGCCACTGGTATAGAAGAAATTACACTCTCGCTTCGTTTTCGCACCCTACGGGCTGTATTGAACAAAGCCATAGCAAATGGCTTCGCTAAGCCTGAGCATTATCCCTTCGCCCGTAATACGGCTGAAAAGCACAAGTTCAGCGTCGGGAAGTTTGATATCAGCACCCAAAAGCGGGCTATATCTCGCGACGAACTACGGAAGCTGGAAGCTCTGCAAACGACTTCAGACCGGGCCCAACTAGCTAAAGATGTATTCCTGTTTATCTTCTTCTGCGGAGGCATTAATTTCGTTGACCTAGCACAGCTCCGCTGGAGCAACCTCAACGGCCCAGCCGACGCACAAAGACTTACCTACGTGCGGCAAAAGACCGGCGGCAAGTTCAATATGAAGCTCTTGGCCCCCGCTGCTGCCATTCTGGAAAGCTACCGGGCTTTTACCTATGCGAGCCCCAGCAGCTACATCTTCCCGGTGCTTGACCAAACCAAGCACCTCAGTCCAATGCAAATCAAAAACCGCCTGCATAAGGTGCTGGGACAGGTAAATGCCGACCTGAAGGCCCTGGGCCAGCAGGCGGGTATTGCCACACCGCTAACGACCTATGTAGCCCGACACAGCATGGCAACGGTCCTTAGAAAGAGCGGAGCCAGTACGGCCGTTATCTCGCAGGCGATGGGCCATAGCAGCGAAGCGGTTACTGCCATCTACTTGGAGTCTTTCGCTGCCGAGGTAGTAGACGATACCTTTGACGCGCTGCTTTGATTACCCGTATGAGCCAATAAATAAGCGCCTAAGCGCATAGTTAGCCTTAGAATAAAGTTTTGAGCCTCAAACGGCTTAATATGTAATAATGTATCATACGCCCACAAAGGCCACAGTTGATGTGCTTAAGTGATAAACTGCATAGCCAGGGTTAGCGTATGACAAGCTCCTTTACCAAGAATTGACTTTACTAGGCGTCTAAGTTACATAGAGTAGGCAGTAGAATGATTAGGTGTCCTGTGAGAGCATAACCCACAGATTTTACATCGTTCACTTCTAAATAACGCCAACTCATGTCGTCCTACTATCAAAAAGTAGAAGCGGCTCGGCTTTTTGTCGAGCAAGGGAATTTTCCGGATCGGATAGAAAGTCACGGAACCCGCTGGAGAGGGAAGCCCTACCATGTCATATACTATCCATCTTTCAAAGGCTACTTCCGCTGGATGGTTCTTGGGGAGCGAGATAGTGTTGATGAGTATGGGTACACATGCTGGGGGTTTGACATGAAGACCTGGGCAGATGGCTACGATCTTCTAGAATCGCCTTTGGCCACAGATGAGGTCACAGCTTGGCTGGAATTTCATTACGGCAGCTTGTCGGACTTGTATGATTACCAATACCTATCCGACCTTCTGGTTGCTAAAGGTGTCGAGGTTAATTGGGCCAACAGTTCACGGGAACGAGCGTTTCAGTGGATACAAACCAAACTTGATCAGTTAACCCATACATCATCTATCCCTAATGAAGTTGGGTTGAGATAGTATGGCACTCAAACCGAGTTCATAGAATTGATATATGCTACAATAGCAGCTCGACGGTTGAAGGTGATAGGTAAGAGAGGAAGAGATGCAGCTATCAATCGTCTGATGGAGTTGTTGAGCGTTCCTAACGGTACACCTGTGCGTGTGGTGATTAATGATATCCTCAGGAAGCGTAACAGCGACAACCAGACCCCATTTTTGAACCTGTTGATAGAGGAGTTTTTGACTAAGGCGAACGAAGATGAGTGAAATCTCACCTACGTAGGCCGATGTAGGTGACAGGCGGATGGAGAAGAAGTTCCTTTGCATCATGAACCGGATTAAACCAGAACTCATCTTCATGAACGCAACGGAACCCGGCTTTCCGCATCTACAGCGGCTGCTGCCTTACGGTGCCGTAACATCTCTAGCCAAGAAGTTCGGTATTTCAGCTACTGCGGTAAGTAAAGCCCTTAAGAATAGAAAGCCAGGCAACCCCGTGGTTCAGGAAGCTGTGCGCATGGCGCAGGAGAGCGGGGCACTTAGTGCAGCTCAGGTACTAGCCAGTCTGCCCTCAGCCTAATTCATCCTTTCACTTCAAACTCATTTTTTCCGCCTGTCAAGGCTGGCAGGCACACTTTTCTCCAACTTTTTTCTATGAACCACAACCCTTTCGAGCTTCTGCACAGCCACTTGTGCCGGTTGGAAGCGCTAATCATGGAACAGATCTCAAACGCAAAAGCGGAGCCTAGTGCCACCGAAGTTGGTGGCTTGGCCTTGGCTCAAGAGATTACCCGTTTGAGCAAGCCCCGGATTTACGGGCTGGTTTCA from Hymenobacter chitinivorans DSM 11115 includes these protein-coding regions:
- a CDS encoding helix-turn-helix domain-containing protein; its protein translation is MEQISNAKAEPSATEVGGLALAQEITRLSKPRIYGLVSAREIPHYKRGNKLYFHREELLAWVTAGKRNVHQNVR